The nucleotide window AAGGCTGCGCTGAGGCCGAGTGCGGCGGTGATCCGTTGTTCGCCCTCGTATCGGAAGACGTCGAGCGTCATCCGATATCCATCCTCCCGAACCGAACGAGACCGACGAGCACCAACACCACAGCCGCCACGAGCAGGATCGCCCCGCCCGCGAGGTCGTAGCTGCCGTCGACGAGGATCGCGGTCGGATCGATGTAGTTCATCGGTGCGACGATTCCTAGGATCTCGTAGTCGGTGCCGATGAACACCGTTTCGAGCAGATACGTGACGACGAGCGTTCCGACGGCGGCGATCCGTGCGTGGCTCTCGTCCGTGAAGAACACCGAGAAGACGAAGCCGACGGCCGCACAGCAGAGCAGGTAGGGGACGGCGAGCGCGTGGAGCACGACGAGGTTCACGGGATCGAGGGTTTGGTCGAGGACGCTCGCAGCCACGGCGAGCACGATCGGCGTGACCGCGTTGATCGCGAGGATCGGGAGTAGTAGCGAGAGGAACTCCTCGCCGGCGAGTCGTGTCCGCGAGACCGGCGCGGCGAGCAGGCTGTCGATCCGGCCGGACTCGATCTCGCCGGCGATCATCGAGGCCGCGTTGTACGCGAGGTAGATGCCGAGCACGAGCAGCCAGCCGACCTGGTAGAGTTCGACCGCGAGGATGCCCGAAAGGGTGTTCATGCTCTCGATGCCGAGCCCCTCCGTGAGCTGTTTGGGAAGCTCGGCGAAGAGACTCGCCAGATCGAGGTCGGTGAACGAGGGGGCGATCGCCACGAACATCGTGCCGTAGAACGCCGCCGCGATCACGATCGTGAGCGCGAGCATCGCCCGGCGCTCGCTCTCGTAGCGCGCGACCTCAAACATCCGCGCTCTCCTCCGGACTCGATTCCGCTTCAGCCGTCCCGCCGGCTGTCGACTCCGTGTCGGGATCGACCTCGCCGTAGAAACGCATGAACACGTCCTCCAGGGGTGCGTCCGCGATGTCGAGATCGAGGATATCGTACGCCACGAGATGCGAGAGGAGATCGTTGTAGTCGCCCGTGAACGTGAAGTTCACGCTCGTGCCGTCGCGGCCGCCCGACGAGACATCCCCGTTTTTGGCGGCTCCATCGGTGGACGACGATCGGTCGCCCGTCGTTTGCGCCCCGTCACCTCTCTCGCCCCCATCGGCCGTCGTCGGCCGGGACGATTGCTCGTCGCCAGCGACGCTCACGTCGTGTGCGCCCTCGATGGCGAACTCTTCTCTGTCGACGGGATCGGCGACGCGCACCGAGACGCGCTTGCCGCCGCGGTCGAGCAGGGTTTCGACGTCTTCGAGTTCGACGAGGTGGCCGTTCCGGATGACGCCGACCCGATCGCAGATCTTCTGGACCTCGCTCAGGATGTGTGAGGAGAAGAAGAACGTCTTCCCCTTCGCCTGCTCGTCGCGGATGAACTCGTAGAAGCGCTCCTGCATCAACGGATCGAGCCCGGAGGTGGGCTCGTCCATGATGACGAGATCGGGGTCGTGCATGAACGCGAGCACGATGGCGAGTTTGCGCTTGTTGCCCGTCGAATACTCGCCGATCTCCCGCTCCATCGGCGGGTCGAACAGTTCGAGCAGCTCCTCGCTGCGCGTGTCGCCCTTGAGCGACGCCTGATAGCGCAGAAACCGCTCGCCGGTGACGTCCTCGTCGAATCCCATCTCGGCGGGGACGTATCCCAGGTGGCGCTTGGCCTCGATCATCGCGTTCCGATCGGTGACGTCGTGACCCAACACCGTTGCGCTCCCGCTCGTCGGCGACTGAAACCCCATCAGCGTGCGGATCGTGGTCGATTTGCCAGCGCCGTTCGGGCCCAGATAGCCGAACACCTCGCCCTCGCGCACCTCGAAGGTGAGATCCTCGTTGGCGCGAACGTCGCCGTAGTGTTTGGTCAGCTCCTCGGTTGTGATTGCGGCCATGGTTCGGCTCGTCCCGATCGCTACGCCCCATGAACGGATGAACGTTGGTCCGAGTCGTTGTCACCGATGCTCGATCCGTGATTTTGTTCCATGGTGAAACTGTCACGAACAGCGGTCGTACGGCCGACAGGAACCCGGAGACCGGCCGCGAGCGTATCGTCGCCTATATATTGGATGGCACGAAATGACACTGCATGCCGGAATGCCAGAACTGTGGTGCGTTCGTGACGGCGGCGTATGCGCGAGTGTTCACCCCAAGCGGCATCGACGAACCACGCGTCTGTCCCCAGTGTGAGGACAAGATCCGCGACGGCGCGGACGTCAGACAGGCGCGCTCGACGCGACGAAGCTAACCTCACTCCTTCTGACGTGCATTCGCGACGACGGCGCTCGCCAGCTCGAACAGCTCCTCGCAGCGCCCCTCGTCGCGCGCCTCGGCGGTGATTCGTACGAGCGGCTGTGTCCCGCTCGCTCGCACCAGCACCCAGCCGTCGTCGAAATCGATCCGAACGCCGTCGAGCGTCCGCACGTCGTCGTACTCCGCAGTCACCTGCTCCTCGACACGCTCCATCACTCCGCTCTTGTCCGCGACCTCGATGCTCTCGCGGCGAATGGGATACGTTTCGATCTCGGCGACGCGCTCGGCGAGCGGGCGCTCGGCGGCGAGGGCCACCAACCGACAGGCTGCGAGCGGGCCGTCCGGACAGAGGGTTTGTGTGGGCCATATCCACGCACCGCTCGGCTCGCCGCCGAAGACCACGTCCGCATCGGTCGCGCGCTCGGCGACGAAGACGTCGCCGACCTTCGTGTGAGTCACCGACGCCGCCGGCGCGAGCGCGTCGTCGACCGCGAGGCTCGTGTCGACGGGGACGGCGACTTGGGGATCGTCGACGTCGCTCTCGGCGACTGCCTCGCGGGCGAAGAGTGCGAGCTGGACGTCGCCCGGAACGAACTCGCCCTCACCGGTCACGGCACGCAGGCGGTCGGCGTCGCCGTCGTGGGCGAGCCCCACCGTGGCGTCGCTCGCCTCGACCAGCGCGCGGAGCGACTCGCAGTTCTCGGCGGTGGGTTCGGAGGGCCGTCCCGGGAAGGAGCCGTCGGGCTGGGCGTTGAGCGTCTCGACCTCGCAGCCGAGCGTCTGGAGCGCCCTGACCGTGACCTCGCCGGCACCGTTGCCGAGATCGACGATCACTGATGGCGGATCGTCGATTTCGATCTCGGCGAGCACGTTCAGGTGGTGTTCGCCCGCGTCGATCTCGCGTCGCTCGCCGAGCTCGTCCCACGGGACGAGGTTCGACTCGCCTTCGCGTACGCGTCGGGCGATCTCCTCGCGTCGTTCCTCGTCGAAGGCCTGTCCGCTCGGCTGCCAGAGCTTGATCCCGTTGTCCGGTGCCGGGTTGTGGCTCGCCGTCACCGAGACGCCCGCGTCGGCCTCCTGCCAGCCGACCGCTCTGGCCACCGTCGGCGTCGCTGCCAGTCCTGCGTCCAGGACGTCGGTGCCGGACTCGCGCAGGCCGGCAGTTAGTGCGTCGGTCAGGAAACGGCCGCTCGCGCGCGGGTCGCGTCCGACGACGACGCGCTCGGCGTCGATCCCGAGCGCGCGCCCCACGTCGAGGGCGAGCGCTGCGGTGACTTCCTCGCCGACCGGTCCCCGGATACCGCTGGTGCCGAACATAGTCGTTCGAGTGCCGAGCCGTACAAAACGCTGACTCACGCGACCACGCCGCTCCAACCCGGATACGAACGCTCTTTCGGATGGCCGACACACACGCTCCATGACCATCGTACTCGTCCGTCACGGCGAAACCGACTGGAACGCCGAGCGACGCCTCCAGGGCTGGGCACCGACGCCGCTGTCCGAGCGCGGGCGTGAGCAGGCAACCCGTGTCGGCGAGCATCTCGCCGCGCGCTACGCGTTCGATCGGGTGATAGCCTCCGATCTCCGGCGGACCCGCGAGACGGCCGAGCGCATTCAGCAGGCGGGTGTCGAACCCGAACCGACGTTCGAGCAGCGCTGGCGCGAGCGCGATTTCGGCGTCTATCAGGGGCTGACCTACGAGACGATGTTCGAGGAGTATCCCGAATTCTCCGTGGGCCAGTCAGGCGAGTCAGCGCTCGCAGTGACGCCCGAACGCGGCGAGAGCCTGCTCGATCTGCGCGAGCGCGTGCTCGCCGGCTTCGACGCGATCGCTGACGACGAAACGGTGCTGGTCGTCACCCACGGCGGGCCGCTCTACGCGGTCTGTAGCCACGCTCTGGACGCTGATTACGCGACGGTTCTCGACGAGCACTCACAGGACAACTGTGCAGTGAACGAGATCAGGCCCGCGGCGGACGGGTTCGAGCTGGTTCGACGGAACGATACGAACTACCGCGATGCGGCGTAGAGCCGATCGATCGTCCTATCGCTGGGACTCCCGGAGGATCAGCGGCTCGATGGCGAGCGTCCGCTTGGCGAGCGTCACGATGCGTGAGATGTAGGAGACGAGCAGCAGGAACGGCAGCAGCGTTATCGTCAGGCTGGCACCGACCAACAGCGCAATGTTCTCGATGCCGAGCGTGCTCCCCGGGAACGTCCCCGCCTCACCGATCACCATCATGATGCCAGCGACGGCGAGCGCGGGGACCGCCGCGTAGAGGATGAGCTGTGAGAGCGACGTCAGCGCCCACTCGAAATACAGCGTCTTGACGTGTTCGCGCGCCGGGCCGAACATCGAGAGCGCGGTCTTCAGCTCGTTCAACAGCTCGTTCTCGCGCTCGCCGAGGTCCGCCTCGTGATCGTTGAGCAGACGTTCGACCTGAAAGATCTTCCAGCCGTAGTTGTAGTTCAGCGCGGCGAACACCACGTCGAAGTTGCCGAACGTGCCTCCCTGCAGCTGATCGCGGACGGTCTCGGAGTTGCCGATGACGCTCTGGGTGAACTGGTCGATCTCCCACCGGAGCTGGTCGCTCTCGATGTCGTCGAACCCGTCGCGGATCGCTTCGGCCCGATCCTGACTGACGTCGATGATGTTCCGGAGGAACGCCGAGGGGTCGGCCGGGCTCGGCGAGCCGACGAGTTCCTCGGTGTAATCACGGAAATCCATCGAGTCCTCCATGCGCTGGCGCTGCTCGCCCAGCGGACCGTTCTCCTGTGAGAGCACGAGCTGGGAGATGGTGACGACGAGTGTCACGCCGGTGATGACCGCGCTGATCATCGTCGAAAAGAGCGTATCGATCGTGTCGCTGTTGTTGAGTTGGGGGACCAACGGCGGTGGTAGTTCAGTCACGCCGATGACGAACACGATGAAGAACGCGATCGCGAGCCCGGCCGTGACGAGGAGTCGGTTCGCCTTGAGCAGTAGCCAGAGTTTGAGGCGGCTCTCGTTGGCGCGCTCGCGCATCGTGTTCGCCGTGCTCACGTCGAGATCTTTATCGACCGCTGAATCGTCGATGTCGGCCGTCACGACCCGTCTCCCGTCGCTGCCGAGTGGGGCCGTTCGAAGACGATATACTTGGTTCCCCCACTGGTGTAGTCGATCGTCTCGACGAGTCGCCAGCCCTCGGCCGCCAGTTCGTTGATCGCGGCCTCCGGGTTGGCGGCCTCCTTTTTCGTCTCGTCGCGTGGTGGCCTGAGAATCTCGTACTCCCACCGCCGGGAGTCCTGATCGTCCATATGCCGTCCAGATTCGGCGACAGTAAAAGTCCCCACGTCTGCCGCACGGCTCGCCGCTATCTCAGGGCAGCCGGTTCCCGCCGGTCGAGACGTTGAGCGTGTCGAGCGTCGTCGAGTTCACGCTGTTGGAGGCGACGATCGTCGCGTTCCGGTTCGTCGGCACCCAGATCGGAACGACGCTCTGGCCCGACGCGACGCTTACCGTGTCGTACGCCTCACCGCTCTCGCCGATGATCGCGATCGTCGTGACGTTGCTCGCCGCCGGTGTTGAGCGCAGCGTGGCGTTCACGCGGAAATGCTCGCTCGCCCACGGCTCCTCGACCGAGAGACTCTCGAAGACCGCCGAGTCGTCCGTATCCGCCGATATCGACGGTCCGAGCGTGAGACAACCGCTGGAAACGAGAACGACGACGAGCACGATCGCGAGAGCACGACGCGGGGCTCCGACCATACCCGTCGTTCACCGGTCGCGAGGAAAACGATTCTGGTCGGTACAACCACCGGCTGAAACGCCCACCCCGTCAGCTCCGTTCGACCATCGTCGTCAGCATGATCCCGTAGCCGATGACGAGCGCCACGAGGCCCGTCACCAGCGCGATCTCCACGGGACCGCTCGCACCCGAGCCGATGGCAACGACCGTGCCCGTCGCGCCGGCGACTGCTCCCGCTTCTGCGCGTCGCGCTTTGTCGAAGCTCTCCCGATCGAGCCGAACGCCCATGTACAATATTTCAACTGGCGATCAATGAATCTTTCTCCGACGGCAGCGCGTGTGCGCTTCAGTCCTCTGGGGTCGGGTACTCCGCACCGAGATCGAGATCATCCTCGGTGGTTCCTTCGCCGGGGCTGACGCTGCCGGTTCGATAGCCCTCCAGATCGAGCGTCACGTGCTCGAAGCCGATGTCCGAGAGGTGATCGCGGGCCGCGCGGGCGAAGTCGGGATCGAGCGCGCGCTCCAGCTCGTCGGGCGCGACCTCGATACGGGCTAGGCCGTCGTGATCGCGCACGCGGAACTGCTCGAACCCCCAGGTTCGCAACAGGGTTTCGGCCTTCTCGACGCGCGTCAGCCGCTCCTCGGTGACCTCCAATCCCGTGGGGATCCGCGAGGAGAGACACGCCATCGATGGTTTCTCCGAGACCGAGAGCTCGTACTCGCGGGCGATCTCCCTGACCTCCTCCTTGGTGATCCCGTGTTCGAGCAGCGGCGAGTAGGCGTTCAGCTCCTCGACGGCGCGAAGGCCGGGCCGGTGGCCCCCGCCCGGATCGGAAGCGTTCGTCCCGTCACAGACGGTCTCGATTCCCAGCTCGCGGGCGGCGTCGAACATCGCCGACAGCCGCATCGTCCGGCAGTGATAGCAGCGCTCGCCGTCGTTCTTGACGAACTCGTCGCTATCGAGCTCGGAGAACTCGACGATCTCGTGGCGGATCCCGATCTCCTCGGCGACCTCGCTGGCCCCGCCGAGTTCGGCGTCGGGCAGCGTCTCGCTTTTCGCGGTGCAGGCCACCGCGTCGTCGCCGAGCGCGTCGTGGGCCAGCGCTGCGACGACGCTCGAATCTACGCCGCCGGAAAAGGCGACGAGCACGCCGTCACTGTCCGCGAGATCTTCGCGGGCGGCGACCGCTTTCTCTCGGACGCTCATGGTCACGATGGGCGGTCGCGCGCCAAAAGCACGGCGCTCGTGCGCTGCCCGGATGGTTTTTCTCCCCGGCGGGGGAGTATCGACTCGATGGAGCTCGAATCCATCTCCGGGGTCGGGGAGAAGACCGCGGCACGCCTCCAGTCGATCGAGGAGCCGGAGCGCGCGCTGCGGGAGGGTGACGTGGCGGCGCTCGCGCGCGCACCGGGGATCACGCCGGGACGGGCGGCGGCTATCGCCCGCGCGGCCATCCGTGCCGAACACGACGATTCGGGGACCTTCCTCGCCACCGATCGCGCACGGGAGATCCATCGCACCGTGCTCGATCTCCTCCAGGAACGCGCGGTCACCGACGACGCCGCCCACAGGTTAGAGACGCTCTTCCCGACGGGCAGCGCTTCGCGCATTGAGGAGGTCCGCGAGTGGGTCGAGACGGCGATGGAACGCGAGCCCGATCCCGACACTCTGGACGCGCTCGTCGGCGTCGGGCCACTTGAATCCCCGCCGACGGACCGAATTCGTGAGCGCTGTCTCGCGACCGCGGACGCCGAACGCCACGCCGAGGCCCAGGAGGCGTTCCCGGAGCTGTCGGTCGAGATCGTCGAGGACACGCGCGGGCTGGCGGATCTCGCGCGCGGCTACGCGACCGTCATCGTTCTCGACGAGGCGTTCGCCGGCGTCGACATCGACGGCGACGTGCGCGTCATGCCGGACGCGCTCGACAGTCCTGAGGAGGTGGTGCCCGAGCGCACGCTCGCCTTCTTCGCGCACAACCGCGAGCGCATCCGCGCGGCGAGCGCCGTCCATCGCGTCGCAGAGCTCGACGCACCCCTCGATCTCGCGGCGCTCAACGATCGGCTCGTGAAGCTCGACGACGACGGCACGGTGATCGGCGACGACGAACTCGACCGGCTGGAACGCGCCGTCGCGGACCTCGATGCGGCGGTCTCCACGGCCGAAAGCGTCGCCAACGATCGTCTTCGGGAGGCCATCGAGGAGCGCGACGTCACGATCGAGGGGGCCGATCTGCTCTCGCTGGTCGAGCAGGGCGCGGGCGTCGATTCGCTTCTCTCGCGCGAACTCGAAGACGAACACGCCGCCGCCATCGAGGCCGCACGCGACCAGCTCGTCGATGCGCTGGCGCTCGACAGTAGCGAGGCCGAACTCGCGACGCGCGCGTTCCCCGAGGAGCCGATGTTTCCGGTCGAGCACGACGAGGGGATCGTCAACCGCCTGCGCGAGGACCTGACGGTGGCGCGCGATCGGCGGGCGAGTCGATTGAAACGCGATCTCGCGGCCGATCTCGCCGGCATGCGCGAGGGCTGTGACGAGCTCGTCCAGGCGGCGCTCGCGCGCGACGTCGAACTCGCCGTGTCGCGCTTCGCCCGTGATTTCGACTGCGTGCTCCCCGCCTTCGAGGGCTCGGGCATCGCCATCGAGGGGGGTTGCTCGCCGCTGCTCGACTGCGCCTTCGCGAAGGTCGAGCCGATCGACTACGAGGTGTCGGGCCCGACCCTCCTCTCGGGCGTGAACTCGGGCGGCAAGACATCGACGCTCGACCTGCTCGCGCTCGTGACGGTGCTCTCGCATATGGGGTTGCCCGTCCCCGCCGACTCGGTTCGCATCGAGCGCTACGAGGCGCTGCACTACCAGGAGAAGAGCCAGGGCACGCTCGATGCGGGCGCGTTCGAGGCCACGCTCCGGGAATTTGCCGGCCTCGTCGCCGGCGGAAAACACCGACTCGTCCTCGTCGACGAACTCGAAAGCATCACCGAGCCCGGCGCGTCGGCGACGATCATCGCCGGCATCCTGGAGGAGCTCGCCGGCAGTACGACGGGCGTGTTCGTCTCACATCTCGCTGGCGAAATCAGCGAGGCGGCGGATTTCTCGGTCTCGATCGACGGGATCGAAGCCGTCGGACTCGAAAATGGAGAACTGGTCGTCGAGCGCTCGCCGAAGAAGGACGTGCTCGCGCGCTCGACGCCCGAACTCATCGTCGAGAAGCTCGCCACGGAATCCGACGACGACACCGACGGGTTCTACGAGAAACTGCTGGGGAAGTTCGAGTAGTCGGGTCGGTATCGCGCGTCCGATCCGCCATCGCGCTCCCGAACGGCTGTCCGCACGGAGTGGAACCGCTGATCGACTCACCGCGAATCACGACACGGACGGGAGTCGCGTGCCGCCGCAACCGCGGCAAACGAAACTCCGGTTGTACCAGCAGTTATGCCGTTGGGCCGTCTCCCGTCGATCGCAATGGACGTCCACGAGGGTCTAACCCGTTCGTACGAGCGCACGTTCAGCGAGGACGACATCCAGCGATTCGCCGAACTGTCGGGCGATACGGGCCAACAGCACGTCGAGCGCGATGCCGAGGGCCGACTGATGGCCCAGGGACTGCTCACCGCGACGCTCCCGACGAAACTCGGCGGCGACATCGACTATATCGCCCACACGCTCGAGTTCGAGTTCGTGCGCCCGGTCTTCGCCGGCGACGCCATCACCTGCGAGTCGGAGATCCGATCGCTCACCGAGACCGACGACCGGACGCTGATGGAGTCGACGTTCGTCTGCCACAACGGGGACGGGGAGGTCGTCATGCGCGGCGAGTCCGAGGGGATGATCCCCGCGTAGAACCGCCCGCCGCCCGCACTGACCTCTCCCCTCCCAAATTACCACTGCTCATATCGCGCTGGCAATAATTACTGACAACTAACGAAGGGTTTTGGTGAGGGAGCCGGTAGCACGGGTATGGACGACGACCGGCGGTTCGACACGACTGCTATCGCCACCGGCGGGCGCGCCTCGGAGACCGGCGACGTAGTGCGACCGATTCACCTCTCCTCGACGTTCGAACTCGACGCGCTCGATCCGAGCGTCGGGCTCGACGACGCCGACCCGGCGGCCGGCGAGTTCCTCTACTCGCGACTCTCGAACCCGACGCGACACGCCCTCGAAGAGCGCCTCGCAGCGCTCGAAGGTGGCGACCGCGCGTTCGCCTTCTCTTCGGGCACGGCGGCGATCGCGACCACGGCGCTCTCGGTCGTCGAACCCGGCGACCACGTCGTCGCGTTCGACGATCTCTACGCCGGCACGCGCCGCCTCCTGGAGACCGTCTTCGAGAACCGTCTCGACGTGGCCGTCGATTTCGTCGACGCGACCGATTCCGAGACCGTGGCGGCAGCCATCGAGCCCGAAACGACCCTCGTGATGATGGAGACGCCGACGAACCCCCTGCTGAAGCTCTGCGACATCGAGGCCATCGCGGCGGCGGTCGGCGACGACGCGACCTTCGTCGTCGACAACACCTTCCTGAGTCCGTACTTCCAACAGCCGCTCGAACTGGGAGCCGACGTCGTGGTCCACAGCACGACCAAGTATATAAATGGTCACTCCGACTCGGTCGGCGGCGCGGCGATCACGAGCGATGCCGACCTCGCCGCGACGCTCGAATTCCACCAGCGGGTCGGACTCGGCGACATGCTCGCCCCCTTCGATTCGTTCCTCGTCGCGCGCGGGCTGAAGACGCTCCCCGTCCGGATGGAGCGCCACGCGGACAACGCATCGATCCTCGCCACCCACCTCGACGAGCACGAGGCGGTTCGCACCGTGCACTACCCGGGGCTCGAGAGCCATCCCCAGCACGAACTCGCGCGCACACAGCAGTCCGGCTTCGGCGGTGTGCTCTCGTTCGAACTCGACGGCGACTTCGAGGATGCGCAGGCCTTCCTCGAAGCGCTCGACGTGTTCTCGCTCGCCGTGAGCCTCGGCGGCGTCGAGAGTCTCATCGAGCATCCCGCCGGGATGACCCACGAGCCGATCCCGCGCGAGACGCGCCTCGAAAACGGCATCACCGACACCCTGATCCGGGTCTCTGTCGGCATCGAACATCCCGAAGACCTGCTCGCCGATCTCGAACGCGGCTTCGCGGCGATGGAGCGGGCCGACGCGCCGACGACCGACTGAGTTGAGGGGTGGTCGGGGTGAGTTTTCAGAGCCCTCGCGTCGCTCCGCCGTTCCGGAAGTCCGCCGCGCCGGTGTATTCACCGGTCTCCGGGTCTTGTCGGATCGTCATGACGTTGCCGAGCGTCGTGAACGGCGAGAGCTCGTAGCCGAGATCGCGTAGCCCCTGCTGGACGTCCTCTGGCACGCTTGCCTCGGGATAGATCGCGGGCTCCGAGTTGGCGTAGAGGCGCGGTTCGGCGACCGCCTCGGCGAGGTCCATGTCGAAGTCGACGAGATTGATGATCATCTCCGCGACCGTCGTGATGATCGTCGTGCCACCGGGCGATCCCACCGTGAACAAGGGTTTCCCGTCGCGGAAGACGATCGTCGGGCTCGTCGAGCTGAGCGGCCGCTTGAGGGGTTGGACCTCGTTCGGACCGCCGGGTTCGGCATCGAAGTCGGTGATCTCGTTGTTGAGCATGAATCCGTGGCCGGGCACCATGATGCCGCTGCCGAACAGCTGCTCGATCGTGCTCGTCCACGAGACCATGTTCCCCTCGCTGTCGGCGACCGTGAAGTGCGTCGTGCTGCCGCGCGGGCTGGGAATGTACGGGCGCGGTGCGTCCTTGACTTGGGAGACGTCGTCGACAGTGAGTGGGTCGATGGCGTACGGTTCGCCGGGCTGGTAGCTCCACGGCTCCCCCGGCTGCTGGGTCTTGGTCGTCACCCCGCCGCCCTCGATCGTCGCCCGGCGCTCGCCGAGATACTCCTCGTCGAGCAGCCCCTGCCACGGCGCATCGACGAACTGTTTGTCGCCCATGTACTCGCCACGGTCGGCGTAGGCCAGTTTGTACGCCTCCGCCAGCAGTCGGTAGAGCTCGATCGACTGTCGATCGTACCCCGCGAGATCGAACGGTTCGAGCAGCGAGAGGATATGCGCGATCGTCAGCCCGCCGGAGCTCGGCAGCGGCTGCGTTCGCACCGTGACGTCGCCGTATTCGACGTACTCCGGCGTGTCGATGGTCACGTTGTACGCGCCCAGATCGGCGGGCGTCATGCTGCCGCCGTTCTTTTGGACGACGTCGGCGACCGCCTCACCGACACCACCTTTGTAGAGTGCGCCGACACCGTTCTCGGCGATGGTCTCGAAGGTCGCGGCGAGATCCGGCTGTTCGACACGATCACCGATGGCGAGCGGTGT belongs to Halococcus qingdaonensis and includes:
- the ggt gene encoding gamma-glutamyltransferase, whose protein sequence is MTDDDSQRSVEDGQSVDEQGEAGTGRSETRRRTFLKGSAVALGAGAFPAAADRATGHDDESDDGDRVDRVGTATSGEGMVASSDPRASTIGADVLDAGGNAVDAAVAVQFALNVVQPHTSGIGGGGFMLVYDAGEDELYSVDNRERAPFGATPDMFLEDGEPIPFDERITLGQAVGVPGTLKACDIALKRFGTREITDLIDPAIDLAGGTRVDYYLGRTIEEEYEKFNDAARSVFAPGGTPLAIGDRVEQPDLAATFETIAENGVGALYKGGVGEAVADVVQKNGGSMTPADLGAYNVTIDTPEYVEYGDVTVRTQPLPSSGGLTIAHILSLLEPFDLAGYDRQSIELYRLLAEAYKLAYADRGEYMGDKQFVDAPWQGLLDEEYLGERRATIEGGGVTTKTQQPGEPWSYQPGEPYAIDPLTVDDVSQVKDAPRPYIPSPRGSTTHFTVADSEGNMVSWTSTIEQLFGSGIMVPGHGFMLNNEITDFDAEPGGPNEVQPLKRPLSSTSPTIVFRDGKPLFTVGSPGGTTIITTVAEMIINLVDFDMDLAEAVAEPRLYANSEPAIYPEASVPEDVQQGLRDLGYELSPFTTLGNVMTIRQDPETGEYTGAADFRNGGATRGL